A genomic segment from Chitinophaga niabensis encodes:
- a CDS encoding peroxiredoxin family protein has protein sequence MKSLLLLACSFSALNALAQTDTAMQRTELKQALQQIDQKMADRQQAWLDAQKAKAKYDTIGLWQYRDDWAKLKAERKKQQIVFVQQHPDYIVSLEALKDAIGPIPDDIQKYEGLFKKLGKQVRESESGVSIKKLIDRYMTVRIGAKAPSFSAPDTAGLPVQLADYKGKYVLLDFWASWCGPCREENPVVVAAYNRFKDKSFDILSVSLDQPGKKADWLKAIHHDGLTWKHVSDLQYWNNEVAKLYMIRSIPQNFLIDPRGKIIAKDLRGEQLIQKLEEILK, from the coding sequence ATGAAAAGCTTATTACTACTCGCATGCAGCTTTAGTGCCCTGAATGCACTTGCACAAACGGACACTGCCATGCAAAGAACAGAACTGAAACAGGCCCTGCAGCAGATTGATCAGAAAATGGCAGACCGGCAGCAGGCATGGCTGGATGCACAGAAAGCAAAAGCGAAGTATGATACGATCGGGCTCTGGCAGTACCGCGACGACTGGGCTAAGTTAAAAGCAGAAAGGAAAAAGCAGCAGATCGTTTTCGTGCAGCAGCACCCTGATTACATAGTGAGCCTGGAAGCCCTGAAAGATGCTATTGGCCCTATTCCCGATGATATTCAGAAATATGAGGGCCTGTTTAAGAAACTGGGTAAACAGGTGCGGGAAAGCGAAAGCGGTGTGAGTATAAAAAAGCTCATTGATCGTTATATGACGGTGCGTATCGGTGCAAAGGCACCATCGTTTTCAGCACCCGATACTGCCGGCCTTCCGGTACAGCTGGCAGACTACAAAGGCAAATATGTGCTGCTGGATTTCTGGGCAAGCTGGTGTGGTCCCTGCCGGGAAGAGAACCCTGTTGTAGTGGCTGCTTACAATCGTTTTAAAGATAAAAGCTTCGACATCCTTTCCGTATCCCTGGACCAGCCGGGTAAAAAGGCAGACTGGCTGAAAGCTATCCATCACGATGGCTTAACCTGGAAACATGTATCCGATCTGCAATACTGGAACAATGAAGTAGCGAAGTTGTATATGATACGTTCCATCCCGCAGAACTTCCTGATAGATCCACGCGGGAAGATCATTGCCAAGGACCTTCGCGGCGAACAGCTTATCCAAAAACTAGAAGAAATATTAAAATAG
- a CDS encoding VOC family protein, protein MATKVFINLPVKNLEASIKFFTTLGFSFNPQFTDEKAGCMVISESIYAMMLQEDYFKTFTKKPVSDAKKATEVLIALDAASKEEVEQLVAKAKQAGGNIYNEPQDYGWMYQHSFEDLDGHQWEIAYMDMSKMPTE, encoded by the coding sequence ATGGCAACAAAAGTATTTATCAATCTGCCCGTTAAGAATTTAGAAGCATCAATTAAATTCTTTACAACTCTCGGGTTTTCATTCAACCCCCAGTTCACTGATGAAAAGGCTGGTTGTATGGTGATCAGCGAAAGCATCTACGCGATGATGTTACAGGAAGATTATTTTAAAACATTTACGAAGAAACCGGTAAGCGATGCAAAGAAGGCTACAGAGGTGTTAATTGCGCTGGATGCAGCTTCTAAGGAAGAAGTAGAGCAGCTGGTGGCAAAGGCAAAACAGGCAGGCGGAAATATCTATAATGAACCACAGGATTATGGCTGGATGTATCAGCATAGCTTTGAGGATCTGGATGGCCACCAATGGGAGATAGCCTATATGGATATGAGCAAGATGCCAACAGAATAA
- a CDS encoding SusC/RagA family TonB-linked outer membrane protein translates to MKMTIVFLTVALIHVQAAVVGQAVTLSGKNIPVKKIFQSIKQQTGYVTFYNQEMLADAKPVSLEVNGLPLDDVLNLIAKDQPFLFEIKPGTKTIVLAPKPVAASTISPLSAAFFQPVSGAVRDSLSNDPLPGATVRVSGTQQVATTDNAGQFKVNANVGDVLIISYVGYRTVTYKIRDISKPLSITLAPSISTINNVVVTGIFNKNKESYTGAVKVITAKEMQQFQGRNIFVTLGNIDPAFYIVPNNSLGSNPNRIPDIQLRGTRNLPNVDQINQLGEAAAAALNQPLVIIDGFQSTMERLLDFNTNEIESVTLLKDGGATSLYGSQGANGVIVITTKQPVSGKLRFTYRAGLNLSLPDLSSYHLLDAKDKLELERISGYFSNPTKTPQSNIAMEQYYNQLLGLVQSGVNTDWMAKPLRTMADQNHSIRLEGGDNAFRYSLQGQYNKINGVMKGSSRETVNGTVDISYRLNKLNFRNNLTVGSTRGEESPWGSFGDYVQLNPYWSPYDANGKIAQTFKPYLKDYWDQSQQFTQPYANPMYDATLNTFDKNAYTNITNNFQVQWLPVDHVSLSGFLGISSKQSSADRFRPASHSSFSQYKEEDLMRKGSYDYNSGKNFNYTARVQAGYYNVFNRVHSLSVDVNMEVAENKGTNYIFSAEGFPDESIHFIGEALQYKPNSSPDGSEATTRRMALASMLTYTYDRRYTAELNYRIDGASQFGTDKRFAPFWSAGAGWNLHNEAFIMDNFSFINRLKVRGTFGVTGNQNFNAYQPLATYGYITNDRYKNWIGAVQKALGNPDLQWQKTDKYDLGLEVELFNQRVEFQADYYKEYTSNLLSSLELPYSNGFTDYIENIGELEQKGFELMARVNLVQDKARRIYWSVTGTIAYNQDKIVKLSAAMKAANDKLATQPDYVNNTPNRIIREGASQNTIYAVPSLGIDPSTGKEVFLKKDGGVTYLWDPKDRIAVGLSQPKYRGNFSTQFRYGGFGFNTSFGYRFGGQLYNETLIDKIENANRFLNVDARVYYDRWKKPGDVVSFRGINELGKIYPSSRFVQNESTLICQNVNISYDVQNRELLRRLRMQALSVTANTGELFYISSVKQERGTDYPFTRQVSFSLFATF, encoded by the coding sequence ATGAAAATGACAATTGTATTCTTAACTGTTGCGCTGATTCATGTTCAGGCCGCTGTTGTTGGACAGGCGGTAACACTATCGGGGAAGAATATACCCGTTAAAAAGATCTTCCAGTCTATCAAGCAGCAAACAGGTTATGTTACTTTTTACAACCAGGAAATGCTGGCAGACGCAAAGCCCGTTTCCCTGGAAGTAAATGGCCTTCCCTTAGATGATGTGCTGAACCTTATAGCAAAGGACCAGCCTTTCCTGTTCGAGATCAAACCAGGCACAAAAACGATTGTGCTGGCACCTAAGCCTGTAGCAGCAAGTACTATTTCCCCCCTTTCGGCGGCCTTCTTTCAGCCCGTTTCCGGTGCTGTAAGGGACAGCCTGAGCAATGATCCGCTACCGGGAGCTACGGTAAGGGTTTCAGGTACGCAGCAGGTGGCAACAACTGATAATGCTGGGCAGTTTAAGGTGAACGCGAATGTGGGCGATGTACTGATCATCAGTTATGTCGGCTACAGAACTGTGACCTACAAGATCAGGGACATCAGCAAACCACTCAGCATTACCCTGGCACCTTCTATTTCAACCATCAATAACGTGGTAGTAACGGGGATCTTTAATAAGAATAAAGAAAGTTATACCGGCGCTGTGAAAGTGATCACGGCGAAGGAAATGCAACAATTCCAGGGGCGTAATATATTCGTTACCCTGGGCAATATCGATCCCGCGTTCTACATAGTTCCCAATAATAGTTTAGGTTCAAATCCAAACCGTATACCGGATATTCAGCTCCGTGGTACACGTAACCTTCCGAATGTAGACCAGATAAATCAGCTCGGAGAAGCCGCTGCAGCTGCACTTAACCAGCCGCTGGTAATTATAGACGGGTTCCAGTCTACCATGGAAAGGTTGCTGGACTTCAACACCAACGAGATCGAATCCGTTACTTTACTGAAAGACGGCGGAGCTACTTCCCTTTATGGTTCCCAGGGGGCCAATGGTGTAATTGTAATTACCACAAAACAACCTGTGAGCGGAAAGTTAAGGTTCACTTACAGGGCAGGCCTGAACCTGAGCCTGCCGGACCTCAGCAGCTATCATTTGCTGGATGCCAAGGATAAACTGGAACTGGAACGCATCTCCGGTTATTTCAGCAATCCTACCAAAACGCCGCAATCGAATATAGCCATGGAGCAATATTATAACCAGCTGCTTGGCTTGGTGCAAAGTGGTGTAAATACGGACTGGATGGCCAAACCTTTACGCACTATGGCAGATCAGAACCATTCTATAAGACTGGAAGGTGGAGATAATGCATTCAGGTATTCCCTGCAGGGCCAGTACAACAAGATAAATGGTGTAATGAAAGGCTCCAGCCGTGAAACCGTAAATGGTACTGTAGATATCTCCTACCGCCTGAACAAGCTCAACTTCCGCAATAACCTTACTGTGGGCAGTACCAGGGGAGAAGAATCACCCTGGGGATCATTTGGCGATTATGTACAACTGAATCCCTACTGGAGTCCTTACGATGCCAACGGAAAAATTGCACAGACTTTCAAGCCTTACCTCAAGGACTACTGGGACCAGAGCCAGCAATTTACCCAGCCGTATGCTAATCCCATGTACGATGCCACACTGAATACTTTCGATAAAAATGCCTATACCAATATCACCAATAACTTCCAGGTTCAATGGCTGCCCGTGGATCACGTGTCGTTAAGCGGCTTTTTAGGGATCAGCAGCAAACAATCTTCTGCAGACAGGTTCAGGCCTGCATCACACTCCTCTTTCTCACAGTATAAAGAAGAAGATCTGATGCGGAAAGGAAGTTATGATTATAACAGCGGCAAGAACTTCAATTATACGGCAAGGGTGCAGGCCGGCTATTACAATGTTTTCAACAGGGTGCACAGCTTAAGTGTGGATGTAAACATGGAGGTTGCGGAAAACAAGGGCACCAATTATATTTTCAGCGCAGAAGGTTTCCCTGATGAAAGCATTCATTTTATTGGCGAAGCACTGCAATATAAGCCCAACAGCTCTCCTGACGGATCAGAAGCCACTACACGCAGAATGGCACTGGCCAGTATGCTTACCTATACTTACGACAGACGTTACACGGCAGAATTGAACTACCGTATTGACGGTGCATCTCAGTTTGGCACGGATAAACGCTTTGCACCATTCTGGTCTGCCGGTGCCGGTTGGAACCTCCATAATGAAGCCTTTATCATGGACAACTTCAGCTTTATCAACCGGCTGAAAGTACGGGGTACTTTTGGCGTAACAGGTAATCAGAATTTCAACGCTTACCAACCGCTGGCCACTTACGGTTATATTACCAACGACCGTTACAAGAACTGGATCGGTGCCGTGCAGAAAGCACTGGGCAACCCGGACCTGCAATGGCAGAAAACGGATAAATATGACCTGGGGCTGGAAGTGGAACTGTTTAACCAGCGTGTGGAATTCCAGGCTGATTACTACAAGGAATATACCTCTAACCTGCTTTCTTCCCTGGAACTCCCCTATTCCAACGGTTTTACGGATTACATTGAAAATATCGGCGAACTGGAGCAGAAAGGTTTTGAGCTGATGGCCAGGGTAAACCTGGTCCAGGATAAGGCACGCCGTATCTATTGGTCTGTTACAGGTACTATTGCCTACAACCAGGATAAGATCGTAAAATTATCCGCAGCTATGAAAGCTGCGAATGATAAGCTCGCTACACAGCCGGACTATGTAAATAACACCCCCAACAGGATCATCCGCGAAGGCGCATCACAAAATACGATCTATGCAGTGCCGTCACTGGGTATAGACCCCAGTACCGGTAAAGAGGTATTCTTAAAGAAAGATGGCGGGGTTACTTACCTCTGGGACCCGAAGGACCGTATAGCGGTTGGCTTATCCCAACCTAAATACCGCGGCAACTTCAGCACCCAGTTCCGTTACGGCGGTTTTGGATTTAATACCTCTTTCGGTTACCGCTTTGGTGGCCAGTTGTATAACGAAACGCTGATCGATAAAATTGAGAATGCAAACAGGTTTTTAAATGTGGATGCACGGGTGTACTATGATCGCTGGAAGAAACCAGGAGACGTTGTTAGTTTCCGCGGGATCAATGAACTGGGAAAGATCTATCCTTCCTCCCGCTTTGTGCAGAATGAATCAACCCTCATCTGCCAGAACGTGAACATTTCCTACGATGTTCAGAACAGGGAATTACTAAGGCGTTTGCGTATGCAGGCGCTGTCTGTAACCGCTAATACCGGGGAACTGTTCTACATCTCCAGTGTAAAACAGGAACGTGGTACGGACTATCCATTCACACGGCAGGTTAGCTTTAGCTTGTTTGCCACTTTTTAA
- a CDS encoding PKD-like family lipoprotein — protein MKKLYFLAAGLFSILAFACTKDKSTSADRPLPTFTVSGLQASYSVLTHKDTLRIHPTVQDENRYEYYWTAFDANYTIGKGNRKPDTLAKTKDLDYAMILNPGPYVLVFNLKDKETGVTKLLNVNMTVSTLNMNGWYLLKDNNGKTDFDFIHSLGRIDNWIAFYNDGKSLEGTAVKAVFTNTFKMSLTSLDIFSAFTVLSDKDAAIYRIDNGKAMRTFDDMFFSKPPVRKPQSVYQPVNTNVIGVVNDGQVYVMQKGTLFASLPYNAAKLSSITAVGAMSLAFDQDSKSLVIINDFNFQAVPASGAELKNMNADLVWLNSYAGQRGIAMALFRKPDGSGLLYRLNVQFGFLLGTQQPMIQAKVTVPATHSLMAATAIGGNYDADFVYYAQGNKVYMTDLITLQEALQVTLPAGETVTGIQHIKYPQPSAGVPVTTDFLSVATYNNGRYKVYLHKISSTGTIQALAQPNFEGEGKINTVIYMENGSGSRVF, from the coding sequence ATGAAGAAATTATATTTCCTGGCAGCCGGCTTGTTTTCCATACTTGCCTTTGCCTGCACCAAAGATAAAAGCACTTCAGCAGACCGGCCACTGCCCACCTTTACAGTGAGCGGACTGCAAGCCAGTTATTCCGTATTAACACATAAAGATACCTTACGTATTCATCCCACCGTGCAGGATGAAAACCGGTACGAATATTACTGGACTGCATTTGATGCTAATTATACCATCGGGAAGGGCAACAGAAAACCAGATACGCTGGCTAAAACAAAGGACCTTGACTATGCCATGATATTAAATCCCGGCCCTTACGTACTGGTGTTCAACCTGAAAGATAAAGAGACCGGTGTGACCAAATTACTGAATGTGAACATGACCGTGTCCACACTGAATATGAATGGCTGGTACCTGTTAAAAGACAACAATGGGAAAACAGACTTTGATTTCATTCATAGCCTTGGACGCATTGATAACTGGATCGCTTTTTACAATGATGGCAAAAGCCTGGAAGGAACAGCGGTGAAAGCCGTATTCACGAACACCTTTAAGATGAGCCTTACTTCCCTGGATATTTTTTCAGCATTTACTGTACTCTCAGATAAAGATGCCGCGATCTACCGGATAGACAATGGAAAGGCAATGAGGACCTTTGATGATATGTTCTTTAGCAAACCTCCTGTACGCAAGCCACAAAGTGTATACCAGCCTGTTAATACAAACGTTATCGGCGTGGTTAACGATGGGCAGGTATATGTGATGCAAAAGGGCACTTTATTCGCTTCATTGCCTTACAATGCTGCCAAACTATCATCTATAACGGCTGTAGGGGCTATGAGCCTTGCTTTTGACCAGGATTCAAAATCACTGGTGATCATTAACGATTTCAATTTCCAGGCCGTGCCTGCCAGTGGGGCTGAGTTGAAGAATATGAATGCTGATCTTGTATGGCTGAACAGTTATGCGGGCCAGCGCGGTATAGCCATGGCCCTTTTCCGTAAACCGGATGGATCAGGACTTCTTTACAGGCTAAATGTGCAATTCGGTTTTCTGCTCGGCACTCAGCAGCCTATGATCCAGGCAAAAGTAACAGTGCCTGCCACTCATAGCTTAATGGCAGCGACTGCTATCGGCGGGAATTATGATGCGGATTTCGTTTACTACGCCCAGGGAAATAAGGTTTACATGACAGATCTGATCACCTTACAGGAGGCCTTGCAGGTAACACTGCCCGCCGGAGAAACCGTTACTGGTATCCAGCATATCAAATATCCTCAGCCCTCTGCAGGAGTGCCTGTTACAACAGATTTCCTGTCGGTCGCAACGTATAATAACGGCCGGTATAAAGTATACCTGCATAAAATAAGTTCTACAGGCACCATTCAGGCATTGGCGCAACCCAATTTTGAAGGGGAAGGAAAGATCAACACCGTTATCTATATGGAAAACGGATCCGGAAGCAGGGTCTTCTAA
- a CDS encoding DUF4843 domain-containing protein: MKRLIYIIAILLATASGCTKSEYLLFNDIARVQLSDTTSLSSTFVYDPVTIVKDTVYIEVSTIGGITNYDRPVKLVQIPEFDYTYVRDPITNQITDTIATERPFKAVAGTHYIDLADKSLESMMVIKAGSVRAQIPVVLLRDASLKTNSYRLRLQLVANKEFGLGEKNSREKTIVFSDRLERFYSWRVDATNASAFITFGKYSTRKHQFMIDVLKVNIDEAWFQAAVAAQALTNYANLLKRALTTFNNDPANIASGKAPLRETDSPASAAVTFP, encoded by the coding sequence ATGAAAAGATTAATATATATTATAGCTATTCTGCTGGCAACAGCCTCCGGCTGCACTAAATCAGAATACCTGCTATTCAACGATATTGCCAGGGTACAGTTGAGCGATACCACTTCATTAAGCTCAACATTTGTTTATGATCCGGTTACTATTGTAAAGGATACCGTTTATATCGAGGTTAGTACTATCGGTGGCATTACTAATTACGACCGGCCCGTAAAACTGGTTCAGATCCCGGAATTTGATTACACCTATGTGCGTGATCCTATCACTAACCAGATAACGGACACCATTGCTACTGAGCGGCCATTTAAAGCAGTTGCCGGTACACATTATATAGACCTGGCAGACAAATCGCTGGAATCTATGATGGTGATCAAAGCGGGCTCTGTAAGGGCCCAGATACCAGTAGTACTGTTACGGGATGCCAGCCTGAAAACAAACAGTTACCGCCTGCGCCTGCAACTTGTTGCCAATAAAGAATTTGGCCTTGGAGAGAAAAATTCAAGAGAAAAAACAATCGTGTTTTCAGACCGCCTGGAACGTTTTTACTCCTGGAGGGTAGACGCTACCAATGCATCGGCATTTATTACTTTCGGAAAATACAGCACGCGGAAACACCAGTTTATGATCGATGTGCTGAAAGTAAATATAGATGAAGCATGGTTCCAGGCTGCAGTTGCTGCACAGGCATTGACCAACTACGCAAACCTGCTGAAGCGTGCATTAACTACATTTAACAACGATCCGGCCAACATTGCCAGTGGAAAAGCGCCTTTGCGTGAAACAGATTCACCTGCCAGCGCCGCAGTTACTTTCCCCTGA
- a CDS encoding zinc-dependent metalloprotease, translated as MLRFNIALFALLGFAVAAHAQKAVPADTSAKKTDSLPSAIKPYGTVITAKAKTYNGMFKVHQLNARYYFEIPDSMYNRAILVVNRIARSAAGPRPQMTGYAGDQIAENVIHFEKGPDDRIFMKVMRFNERSSDSTENGLYRSVINSNLEPIVAVFPVKAYNKDVKSTVIDVTDYLNTENEIFHFSPQIKTTLSIGAIQADKSFITSVKAFPLNIEIRMLRTYLKGGQQAASTTIPDTYELNSSMVLLPAVPMQPRYADARVGFFARGYVDFDTDPQGVKQQFMITRWRLEPKEEDIEKYKRGELVEPKKPIIYYIDPATPKKWVPYLIAGVNDWQKAFEQAGFKNAIKALPAPENDSTWSIDDARHNVIVYKPSAIANASGPHVHDPRSGEIIETHINWYHNIMQLVHNWYMIQAGAIDPAARKMEYDEELMGQLIRFVSSHEVGHTLGLMHNFGASSTIPVEKLRDKAYVEAHGHTPSIMDYARFNYVAQPEDHITQKGIFPRIGEYDTWAIEWGYKWYPAFKSAKEEGPYLNKLIIDSLAKNKRLYFGSEFNFSDPRDQSEDLGDDAIAAGRYGIKNLQRILPQLKEWTKVPNEGYDNLKTMYEEVIKQYKLYTVQVLKSVGGEYRTLKSIEQPGRIIEPVEYQKQKASMKFLNEYLFTTPAWLINESYTALTGTDPILHIVIAQSNALMKLQGSGMLIGLIKSAELNKGIKTYTAAEFLEDLKQGVWSELYTNKPIDIYRRNQQKVYIENSFKAFKAMNEIVGRNNGNGTIFYINPDPTGNDVSSITRAHLTGLRNDIRKAIPSQTGISKYHLQDMENRISEVLEGKNK; from the coding sequence ATGCTCAGATTTAACATCGCTTTATTTGCGCTGCTTGGCTTCGCTGTTGCTGCTCATGCGCAAAAAGCCGTTCCTGCGGACACATCTGCCAAAAAAACAGATTCTCTTCCTTCCGCCATCAAACCGTACGGAACGGTGATCACCGCTAAAGCAAAAACGTACAACGGTATGTTCAAAGTTCACCAGCTGAACGCCCGTTATTACTTCGAAATCCCTGATTCCATGTATAACCGGGCCATATTGGTAGTAAACCGTATCGCCAGGTCAGCAGCGGGGCCAAGGCCGCAAATGACCGGTTATGCCGGTGACCAGATCGCGGAAAACGTGATCCATTTCGAAAAAGGACCGGATGACAGAATCTTCATGAAAGTGATGCGCTTTAATGAACGTTCCAGCGACTCTACAGAAAATGGCCTGTACAGGTCCGTGATCAATTCCAACCTTGAACCTATTGTTGCCGTATTTCCCGTAAAGGCTTATAACAAAGACGTTAAAAGCACCGTGATAGATGTAACGGATTACCTGAACACGGAGAATGAAATTTTCCATTTCAGCCCGCAGATAAAAACAACGCTCAGCATTGGCGCCATACAGGCAGATAAATCTTTTATCACTTCTGTGAAAGCGTTTCCGCTGAACATTGAGATCCGCATGTTGCGGACCTATTTGAAAGGCGGGCAGCAGGCTGCGTCCACTACTATTCCCGATACCTATGAACTGAACAGCTCCATGGTACTGCTTCCGGCAGTACCCATGCAGCCCCGGTACGCAGATGCACGGGTAGGCTTTTTTGCCAGGGGATATGTGGATTTTGATACCGATCCGCAGGGAGTAAAGCAACAATTCATGATCACCCGCTGGCGGCTTGAACCTAAAGAAGAAGATATAGAGAAATATAAACGGGGTGAACTGGTGGAACCTAAAAAACCCATCATCTATTATATAGATCCCGCTACACCCAAAAAATGGGTGCCTTACCTGATAGCAGGTGTGAACGACTGGCAGAAAGCATTTGAACAGGCCGGTTTTAAAAATGCGATCAAAGCATTACCCGCGCCTGAAAATGATTCAACCTGGAGCATAGATGATGCACGCCATAACGTGATCGTGTACAAACCATCGGCGATAGCTAATGCCAGCGGCCCTCATGTGCATGATCCCCGCAGCGGTGAGATCATAGAAACACATATCAACTGGTACCACAACATCATGCAGCTGGTGCATAACTGGTACATGATCCAGGCAGGTGCTATTGATCCTGCTGCACGCAAAATGGAATATGATGAGGAATTAATGGGCCAGCTCATCCGCTTTGTTTCTTCTCATGAAGTAGGGCATACACTGGGCCTTATGCACAACTTTGGCGCTAGCTCTACCATACCCGTAGAGAAATTAAGGGACAAAGCGTATGTGGAAGCACATGGCCACACGCCTTCCATTATGGACTATGCACGTTTTAACTACGTTGCGCAACCGGAAGACCACATCACCCAAAAAGGCATCTTCCCAAGAATAGGGGAATATGACACCTGGGCTATTGAATGGGGATACAAATGGTATCCTGCATTTAAATCAGCTAAGGAAGAAGGCCCTTACCTGAATAAACTGATCATAGACAGCCTCGCTAAGAACAAACGCCTGTATTTCGGCAGTGAGTTCAATTTCTCCGATCCCCGCGACCAAAGCGAGGACCTTGGCGATGATGCTATTGCAGCCGGCAGGTATGGTATCAAAAACCTCCAAAGGATCCTGCCACAGCTTAAAGAATGGACGAAGGTGCCCAATGAAGGGTATGATAACCTGAAGACCATGTATGAGGAAGTGATCAAACAGTATAAACTGTATACTGTCCAGGTATTGAAAAGTGTGGGCGGTGAATACCGTACCCTGAAAAGCATTGAACAACCCGGCAGGATAATTGAACCCGTGGAGTACCAAAAGCAGAAGGCATCCATGAAGTTCCTGAACGAATATCTCTTTACTACGCCTGCCTGGCTCATCAATGAATCATATACAGCGCTAACCGGCACTGATCCCATCTTACACATTGTTATCGCACAATCCAATGCGCTGATGAAGTTACAGGGTTCCGGCATGCTGATAGGTTTGATCAAATCAGCAGAACTGAACAAGGGCATCAAAACATACACCGCCGCCGAGTTCCTGGAAGACCTTAAGCAAGGCGTATGGAGCGAACTGTACACCAACAAACCTATTGATATCTATCGCCGCAACCAGCAAAAGGTATATATAGAGAATTCATTCAAGGCATTTAAAGCCATGAATGAAATAGTAGGCAGGAACAATGGTAACGGTACTATCTTTTATATAAACCCCGACCCCACGGGCAACGATGTTTCCAGCATTACGCGGGCGCATCTGACAGGGTTGCGGAATGATATCCGGAAAGCGATACCATCACAAACCGGCATTTCAAAGTATCACTTACAGGATATGGAGAACCGGATTAGTGAAGTACTGGAAGGAAAGAACAAATAA
- a CDS encoding RagB/SusD family nutrient uptake outer membrane protein — protein sequence MKKIIISTIILGTLAFTGCNKWLDVKPAATTTKDELFQTQKGFRDALTGAYLHMKSGNTYGGALIWGNIEYLSRNWDVVSASNSALTNLAAANYTDATVRAWMDATYQDEYKVIADVNSILERIDGKRSIFTDNNYALIKGEALALRAFTHFDVLRLFGPMPDNPGTTAVLPYVKAVSKEIVVSLPFQEFAQNVLADLDEAEALLKDTDPFVQYSMAELNPLPNSTAAPVVADNYYMYRQIRMNYHAVLALKARVYMWLAPSNSANRANAAKYAKMVADAKDRTGVPTFRLGKAADRNAGDNTMSPEHIMAISMYDLKQKAIDLFLEGGSLARSDFNIQDGYYYLNNLFPVAERIADVRWVGMWSYKVTAGNTNFVMNAKYLQRETLPVLQIPLLRLSEMYLILTECAQSKAEAEDYYRTYCAEKGIPFTNGFNAAAWETDRKNKMIREYVREFFAEGQTFFTYKRYNVTTLPASWTAAFYSGTTARYIVPKPDREINYHNK from the coding sequence ATGAAGAAAATAATTATCTCCACTATAATACTGGGTACGCTGGCCTTTACAGGGTGTAACAAATGGCTGGATGTAAAACCGGCAGCAACTACTACCAAAGATGAGTTGTTCCAAACCCAGAAAGGGTTCAGGGATGCCCTCACAGGCGCTTACCTGCATATGAAAAGCGGCAACACCTACGGCGGTGCATTGATATGGGGCAATATTGAATACCTGTCCCGCAACTGGGATGTAGTTTCCGCCAGCAATTCAGCGCTCACCAACCTGGCTGCAGCCAATTATACAGACGCCACTGTAAGAGCCTGGATGGATGCCACTTACCAGGATGAGTACAAGGTAATAGCAGATGTGAACAGCATCCTGGAAAGGATCGACGGAAAAAGATCAATATTCACCGATAATAACTATGCGCTCATCAAAGGAGAAGCATTGGCTTTACGTGCTTTCACCCACTTTGATGTATTGCGGCTGTTCGGCCCTATGCCGGATAATCCGGGCACTACGGCGGTATTGCCGTATGTAAAAGCAGTATCCAAAGAGATTGTTGTATCTCTTCCTTTCCAGGAGTTTGCACAAAATGTACTGGCAGACCTTGATGAAGCAGAAGCATTATTGAAAGACACCGATCCGTTTGTACAATACTCCATGGCTGAGTTAAATCCTTTGCCGAACAGCACCGCAGCACCTGTAGTAGCAGACAATTACTACATGTACCGCCAGATACGCATGAACTATCATGCTGTACTGGCACTGAAAGCCAGGGTGTACATGTGGCTGGCACCCTCCAACAGCGCAAATCGTGCAAACGCTGCTAAGTATGCGAAGATGGTGGCAGATGCCAAAGACCGTACAGGCGTACCTACCTTCCGCCTGGGTAAAGCAGCTGACCGTAATGCAGGAGATAACACCATGTCTCCCGAGCATATTATGGCCATCAGCATGTACGATCTGAAACAAAAAGCCATTGACCTGTTCCTGGAAGGTGGCAGCCTGGCACGTTCCGACTTTAATATACAGGACGGATACTATTACCTCAACAACCTCTTCCCGGTAGCTGAGAGGATTGCAGATGTGAGATGGGTAGGTATGTGGTCATATAAAGTAACAGCCGGCAACACCAACTTTGTAATGAACGCAAAATACCTGCAACGGGAAACATTGCCGGTACTGCAGATCCCCCTGCTCCGGCTAAGCGAAATGTATCTCATCCTTACAGAGTGCGCGCAATCCAAAGCAGAGGCAGAAGATTATTACAGAACTTATTGCGCAGAGAAAGGCATCCCCTTTACCAATGGATTTAATGCTGCAGCCTGGGAAACAGACCGGAAGAATAAAATGATCAGGGAATATGTGCGGGAGTTCTTTGCGGAAGGTCAGACCTTCTTCACCTATAAGAGATACAATGTAACCACATTGCCAGCCAGCTGGACAGCTGCGTTCTACAGCGGCACAACAGCAAGATACATCGTACCTAAACCTGACCGTGAAATTAATTACCACAACAAGTGA